From one Streptomyces chromofuscus genomic stretch:
- a CDS encoding GlxA family transcriptional regulator yields MSSPMHRVAILVYDGVKLLDVSGPAEVFAEANRLGADYRIALLSVTGTDVTSSVGIRIAVDGSPDSEPAPDTFLVPGGDIYPRTPLTRALVEATRALVVRADRVASICSGAFVLAATGHLDGKRATTHWKIAGELAKRYPKARVEPDAIYVRDGATYTSAGVTAGIDLALALVEEDHGADMSRDAARSLVVYLQRAGGQSQFSAPLQGPPPRTPALRRVVDLVTADPAGHHSLGELARHLNLSPRHLTRLFQEELSTTPARFVESIRFDIAKALLDQGHTATQAASLAGFPNYESLRRVFARELSISPAAYRRRFGTARRAQAEG; encoded by the coding sequence GTGAGCTCCCCCATGCACCGGGTGGCGATTCTCGTCTACGACGGGGTCAAACTGCTGGACGTCTCCGGTCCCGCCGAGGTGTTCGCCGAGGCCAATCGGCTCGGCGCCGACTACCGGATCGCCCTGCTGTCGGTGACCGGCACCGACGTCACCTCGTCGGTCGGCATCAGGATCGCTGTCGACGGCAGCCCTGACTCGGAGCCCGCGCCGGACACGTTCCTGGTGCCGGGCGGGGACATCTATCCGAGGACTCCCCTCACCCGCGCGCTGGTCGAGGCCACGAGGGCGTTGGTGGTCCGCGCGGACCGGGTCGCGTCCATCTGCTCCGGAGCGTTCGTGCTGGCCGCCACCGGCCATCTGGACGGCAAGCGCGCCACCACCCACTGGAAGATCGCGGGCGAGCTCGCGAAGCGGTACCCGAAGGCCCGCGTCGAGCCCGACGCCATCTACGTGCGCGACGGCGCCACGTACACGTCGGCGGGGGTCACCGCCGGCATCGACCTGGCGCTGGCTCTCGTCGAGGAGGATCACGGCGCCGACATGAGCCGGGACGCCGCCCGCTCCTTGGTGGTCTACCTGCAGCGCGCGGGCGGCCAGTCGCAGTTCTCCGCCCCGCTCCAGGGCCCGCCGCCGCGGACTCCCGCCCTGCGCAGAGTCGTCGACCTGGTGACGGCTGATCCCGCGGGCCATCACTCCCTCGGTGAGCTGGCCCGCCATCTCAACCTCAGCCCGCGGCACCTCACGCGGCTCTTCCAGGAGGAGCTGTCCACCACGCCGGCCCGGTTCGTCGAGTCGATCCGGTTCGACATCGCCAAGGCCCTCCTGGACCAAGGGCACACCGCGACACAGGCAGCGTCCCTGGCCGGATTCCCGAACTACGAGAGCCTCCGACGTGTCTTCGCGCGAGAGCTGTCCATCAGCCCCGCCGCCTACCGGCGCCGCTTCGGTACCGCCCGCCGCGCCCAAGCGGAGGGGTGA
- a CDS encoding Tn3 family transposase: MPVEYLSAEQEARYGRFATEPSPGELEQFFRLDTRALELTRAKRRSATRLGWAVQWGTVRMLGTFLTEDPTAVPASVVRFVAEQLGLDDEHFAEYGTRAQTVYEHAWEIRDTYGYRDFAAGEAELREFLAARVWSSLEGPRALFDRAVVWLVNNRVLLPGVTSLARMVAALRQEENDRLHAALYEVVPHELRTEMVRLLEVPEKKRVSELERLRLGPMRVSGKAMELALDRAREVRGLGAGAVDAGRVPAARMTGLARYGLTSKAPTLKRLEVTRQTATLLATVRHLETATVDDALDLLHALMATKLLAKAERMGNDAKLKALPQLRKAAKKVAAAVDVLMTTPPATDTGELVSVVDAWSAIEQVVPREQLAEALATIASVVPDSDGDDDAEWRAELVARYGTVRGFIRLLVEVIDFGAVEAGAPVVQALKRLPELIGRKKVGAEEVAADLVTGSWRRLVFANPNLPHGLVDKAAYSFCVLEHLHRSLRRRDVFAKDGDRWGDPRAKLLAGEKWTAAEPKVLTALGLESESAGHLAELASALHAAYVQVAAGLPGNTALEVVGGKLKLGKLGKAEEPKLMPPFRQLVNGMLPKVDFPELLLEVAELTGMADAFTHISGADSHMEGFTTSLCAVLLTEACNVGFTPVIKPDVPALNRGRLVQVDQGYFRAENISVANGLFIEAQAKIDVVRAWGGGLVASADGVRFTVPVQTLYAGSNPRYFGLRHKGATWLNVVNDQVMGLGGVVVPGTLRDSLFILDAIHARDGGPKPETVITDTASYSDIVFGLFAICGYQFSPRIADISDARLWRTNTAADYGPLQPVSNHTIRLDRIRAHWGDMLRVAGSLTLGEIRGHDLIRMLSRDGKPTGLGDAFAHYGRIFKTLHLLQFVSDEGYRRMIGAQLNVTEARHRLARKIFFGQRGELRQHYREGMEDQLGALGLALNAVVLFNSLYIDAAVKQLAADGFPVTDELLARLSPLQYDHINFLGRYAFTRPAAPGLRQLRDPHTDDEDDDGGQG, from the coding sequence ATGCCTGTTGAATACCTGTCTGCTGAGCAAGAGGCCCGCTACGGCCGGTTCGCCACGGAACCCTCACCCGGGGAGCTGGAACAGTTCTTCCGCCTGGACACCAGGGCCCTGGAGCTCACTCGGGCGAAGCGCCGTTCGGCTACGAGGTTGGGGTGGGCGGTGCAGTGGGGCACGGTGCGGATGCTCGGCACTTTCCTGACCGAGGACCCCACGGCGGTACCGGCCTCCGTGGTGCGGTTCGTCGCCGAGCAGCTCGGTCTGGACGACGAGCATTTCGCCGAGTACGGGACGCGCGCGCAGACGGTCTACGAACACGCGTGGGAGATCCGCGACACCTACGGCTACCGGGACTTCGCGGCTGGGGAGGCGGAGCTGCGGGAGTTTCTGGCGGCGCGGGTGTGGTCGTCACTGGAGGGGCCGCGGGCCCTGTTCGACCGGGCGGTGGTGTGGCTGGTGAACAACCGGGTGCTGCTGCCGGGTGTGACGTCGCTGGCCCGGATGGTGGCCGCGCTCCGCCAGGAGGAGAACGACCGGCTGCACGCCGCGCTGTACGAGGTGGTGCCGCACGAGCTGCGGACCGAGATGGTCCGGCTGCTGGAGGTGCCGGAGAAGAAGCGGGTGTCGGAGCTGGAGCGGCTGCGGCTGGGCCCGATGCGGGTGTCGGGCAAGGCTATGGAACTGGCCCTGGACCGCGCCCGCGAGGTGCGGGGCCTGGGGGCCGGCGCGGTGGATGCCGGACGGGTTCCGGCCGCGCGGATGACCGGGCTGGCCCGGTACGGGCTGACCTCGAAGGCACCGACACTGAAGCGGCTGGAGGTCACGCGGCAGACCGCGACGCTGCTGGCGACCGTGCGGCACCTGGAGACCGCGACGGTGGATGACGCGCTCGATCTGCTGCACGCACTGATGGCCACCAAGCTGCTGGCGAAGGCCGAGCGGATGGGCAACGACGCCAAGCTCAAGGCCCTGCCCCAGTTGCGCAAGGCCGCGAAGAAGGTCGCCGCAGCAGTCGACGTGCTGATGACAACGCCGCCCGCAACCGACACCGGCGAGCTCGTCTCCGTGGTCGACGCGTGGTCCGCAATCGAGCAGGTCGTGCCGCGCGAGCAGCTGGCCGAGGCGCTCGCCACGATCGCCTCGGTGGTCCCGGACAGCGACGGGGACGACGACGCGGAATGGCGGGCCGAGCTGGTCGCCCGCTACGGCACGGTGCGTGGCTTCATCCGCCTGCTGGTTGAGGTCATCGACTTCGGTGCCGTGGAAGCCGGCGCGCCCGTCGTTCAGGCCCTCAAGCGGCTCCCGGAGCTGATCGGCCGTAAGAAGGTCGGCGCCGAAGAGGTTGCCGCCGATCTGGTGACGGGCTCGTGGCGGCGGCTGGTGTTCGCCAACCCCAACCTGCCGCACGGCCTGGTTGACAAGGCCGCGTACTCGTTCTGCGTCCTGGAGCACCTGCACCGCTCACTGCGCCGGCGGGACGTGTTCGCCAAGGATGGCGACCGCTGGGGCGACCCCCGCGCCAAGCTGCTGGCCGGGGAGAAGTGGACAGCCGCCGAGCCCAAGGTGCTCACCGCGCTCGGCCTGGAGAGCGAATCGGCCGGACACCTCGCCGAACTCGCCTCCGCCCTGCACGCCGCGTACGTACAAGTCGCTGCCGGGCTTCCGGGCAACACGGCGCTGGAGGTCGTGGGCGGGAAGCTGAAGCTGGGCAAGCTCGGCAAGGCGGAGGAGCCCAAGCTCATGCCGCCGTTCCGGCAGCTGGTCAACGGCATGCTGCCGAAGGTCGACTTCCCCGAGCTACTGCTGGAGGTCGCCGAGCTGACCGGGATGGCGGACGCGTTCACGCACATCTCCGGCGCCGACTCACACATGGAAGGCTTCACCACCAGTTTGTGCGCCGTCCTGCTGACGGAAGCGTGCAACGTCGGGTTCACCCCGGTCATCAAGCCGGACGTCCCGGCGCTCAACCGGGGCCGTCTGGTCCAAGTCGATCAGGGCTACTTCCGGGCGGAGAACATCTCGGTGGCGAACGGCCTGTTCATCGAGGCCCAGGCAAAGATCGACGTCGTGAGGGCGTGGGGTGGCGGCCTGGTCGCCTCCGCCGACGGGGTCCGCTTCACCGTGCCCGTCCAGACCCTGTACGCGGGTTCGAACCCCCGGTATTTCGGGCTGCGGCACAAGGGCGCCACCTGGCTGAACGTGGTAAACGACCAGGTGATGGGGCTGGGCGGGGTGGTCGTGCCGGGCACGCTGCGCGACTCGCTGTTCATCCTGGACGCCATCCACGCCCGCGACGGCGGCCCGAAGCCGGAGACCGTCATCACCGACACCGCGTCGTACTCCGACATCGTCTTCGGCCTGTTCGCCATCTGTGGCTACCAGTTCTCGCCGAGGATCGCCGACATCTCCGACGCCCGGCTGTGGCGGACGAACACCGCGGCCGACTACGGGCCGCTCCAGCCGGTCTCCAACCACACCATCCGCCTGGACCGGATACGCGCCCACTGGGGCGACATGCTCCGCGTGGCAGGCTCCCTGACCCTGGGCGAGATCCGCGGACACGACCTCATCCGCATGCTCTCCCGCGACGGCAAGCCCACCGGGCTCGGCGACGCGTTCGCCCACTACGGACGGATCTTCAAAACCCTGCACCTTCTCCAGTTCGTCTCCGACGAGGGATACCGGCGCATGATCGGCGCCCAGCTCAACGTCACCGAGGCCCGCCACCGCCTCGCCCGGAAGATCTTCTTCGGGCAGCGCGGCGAACTGCGCCAGCACTACCGCGAGGGCATGGAAGACCAGCTCGGCGCCCTCGGCCTGGCCCTGAACGCGGTGGTCCTGTTCAACAGCCTCTACATCGACGCCGCCGTCAAGCAGCTGGCCGCCGACGGCTTCCCCGTCACCGACGAACTGCTCGCCCGGCTCTCCCCACTCCAGTACGACCACATCAACTTCCTCGGCCGCTACGCCTTCACCCGGCCGGCCGCGCCGGGCCTGCGGCAGCTGCGTGACCCGCACACCGATGACGAGGACGACGACGGCGGGCAGGGCTAA